A section of the Oryza sativa Japonica Group chromosome 1, ASM3414082v1 genome encodes:
- the LOC4325851 gene encoding probable protein phosphatase 2C 5 isoform X2, producing MALLSPRVPRLPLASASAAGAGLRCCVSGGRAGSAAWCHASAAGSVASSSSELEAIRWGTAKLQGARDEMEDEVVLRPGSLLDGFSFAAVFDGHAGFSAVEFLRDELYKECAAALDGGAVLSTKNLDAITDSIQRAFATVDANLSTWLEQMDKEDESGATATAMFLRNDVLVVSHIGDSCLVVSRGGRPQAVTNFHRPYGNKKASLEEVKRIRAAGGWIVDGRICGEISVSRAFGDIRFKTRKNEMLVKGVKEGRWTEKFISRINFKGDLIVSSPDVSLVELGPDVEFVLLATDGLWDYIKSSEAVALVRDQLRQHGDVQVACEALGQIALDRRSQDNISIVIADLGRTNWKELPAQRPNLFLELTQAVATVGAVSLGIYISSLLALQ from the exons ATGGCGCTGCTGAGCCCGCGTGTGCCgcggctgccgctcgcctccgcctccgccgctggaGCGGGGCTCCGGTGCTGCGTCAGCGGCGGCAGGGCCGGGTCGGCGGCGTGGTGCCACGCGTCGGCGGCCGGCAgcgtggcgtcgtcgtcgtcggagctgGAGGCCATCCGGTGGGGGACCGCCAAGCTGCAGGGCGCGCGCGACGAGATGGAGGACGAGGTCGTCCTCCGCCCCGGCTCCCTCCTCgacggcttctccttcgccgccgtcttcgACGGCCACGCCGGATTCTCCGCCGTCGAGTTCCTCAG GGACGAGCTGTACAAGGAATGCGCGGCGGCgttggacggcggcgcggtgctgAGCACCAAGAACCTCGACGCCATCACCGACTCGATCCAGCGCGCCTTCGCCACCGTCGACGCCAACCTCTCCACCTG GCTCGAGCAGATGGACAAGGAAGATGAGTCCGgcgccacggccacggccatgTTCCTCAGGAACGATGTCCTTGTTGTCTCGCACATTGGCGACTCCTGCTTG GTCGTATCACGCGGTGGGAGGCCTCAAGCTGTGACCAACTTCCACCGACCGTACGGGAACAAGAAAGCGTCTCTTGAAGAGGTGAAGCGGATCAGAGCAGCAGGTGGATGG ATTGTTGATGGACGCATATGTGGAGAAATTTCTGTGTCTCGTGCTTTTGGAGACATTAGATTTAAGACACGGAAGAATGA GATGTTGGTAAAAGGAGTTAAAGAAGGGAGATGGACTGAAAAGTTTATCTCACG AATAAATTTTAAAGGAGATTTAATAGTCTCTTCACCTGACGTATCCCTGGTCGAACTTGGACCAGATGTGGAATTTGTTTTGCTAGCAACAGATGGTCTTTGGGATTACATTAAAAG CTCTGAAGCAGTAGCATTAGTTAGGGATCAACTACGGCAACATGGGGATGTCCAG GTTGCCTGTGAGGCACTTGGTCAGATAGCTCTG GATCGTCGGTCGCAAGACAACATTAGTATAGTCATAGCTGACTTGGG GAGGACAAACTGGAAGGAGCTGCCTGCTCAAAGGCCAAATTTATTCTTGGAGTTAACTCAAGCAGTTGCAACAGTTGGGGCCGTCTCATTAGGGATTTATATTTCATCGCTCCTTGCGTTGCAGTAG
- the LOC4325851 gene encoding probable protein phosphatase 2C 5 isoform X1, which translates to MALLSPRVPRLPLASASAAGAGLRCCVSGGRAGSAAWCHASAAGSVASSSSELEAIRWGTAKLQGARDEMEDEVVLRPGSLLDGFSFAAVFDGHAGFSAVEFLRDELYKECAAALDGGAVLSTKNLDAITDSIQRAFATVDANLSTWLEQMDKEDESGATATAMFLRNDVLVVSHIGDSCLQVVSRGGRPQAVTNFHRPYGNKKASLEEVKRIRAAGGWIVDGRICGEISVSRAFGDIRFKTRKNEMLVKGVKEGRWTEKFISRINFKGDLIVSSPDVSLVELGPDVEFVLLATDGLWDYIKSSEAVALVRDQLRQHGDVQVACEALGQIALDRRSQDNISIVIADLGRTNWKELPAQRPNLFLELTQAVATVGAVSLGIYISSLLALQ; encoded by the exons ATGGCGCTGCTGAGCCCGCGTGTGCCgcggctgccgctcgcctccgcctccgccgctggaGCGGGGCTCCGGTGCTGCGTCAGCGGCGGCAGGGCCGGGTCGGCGGCGTGGTGCCACGCGTCGGCGGCCGGCAgcgtggcgtcgtcgtcgtcggagctgGAGGCCATCCGGTGGGGGACCGCCAAGCTGCAGGGCGCGCGCGACGAGATGGAGGACGAGGTCGTCCTCCGCCCCGGCTCCCTCCTCgacggcttctccttcgccgccgtcttcgACGGCCACGCCGGATTCTCCGCCGTCGAGTTCCTCAG GGACGAGCTGTACAAGGAATGCGCGGCGGCgttggacggcggcgcggtgctgAGCACCAAGAACCTCGACGCCATCACCGACTCGATCCAGCGCGCCTTCGCCACCGTCGACGCCAACCTCTCCACCTG GCTCGAGCAGATGGACAAGGAAGATGAGTCCGgcgccacggccacggccatgTTCCTCAGGAACGATGTCCTTGTTGTCTCGCACATTGGCGACTCCTGCTTG CAGGTCGTATCACGCGGTGGGAGGCCTCAAGCTGTGACCAACTTCCACCGACCGTACGGGAACAAGAAAGCGTCTCTTGAAGAGGTGAAGCGGATCAGAGCAGCAGGTGGATGG ATTGTTGATGGACGCATATGTGGAGAAATTTCTGTGTCTCGTGCTTTTGGAGACATTAGATTTAAGACACGGAAGAATGA GATGTTGGTAAAAGGAGTTAAAGAAGGGAGATGGACTGAAAAGTTTATCTCACG AATAAATTTTAAAGGAGATTTAATAGTCTCTTCACCTGACGTATCCCTGGTCGAACTTGGACCAGATGTGGAATTTGTTTTGCTAGCAACAGATGGTCTTTGGGATTACATTAAAAG CTCTGAAGCAGTAGCATTAGTTAGGGATCAACTACGGCAACATGGGGATGTCCAG GTTGCCTGTGAGGCACTTGGTCAGATAGCTCTG GATCGTCGGTCGCAAGACAACATTAGTATAGTCATAGCTGACTTGGG GAGGACAAACTGGAAGGAGCTGCCTGCTCAAAGGCCAAATTTATTCTTGGAGTTAACTCAAGCAGTTGCAACAGTTGGGGCCGTCTCATTAGGGATTTATATTTCATCGCTCCTTGCGTTGCAGTAG